In the Hylaeus volcanicus isolate JK05 chromosome 1, UHH_iyHylVolc1.0_haploid, whole genome shotgun sequence genome, one interval contains:
- the LOC128872308 gene encoding protein numb isoform X3 has translation MDRLRRSFRDSFRRRKDPHVPESSKPHQWQADETAVRSATCAFHVKYLGCVEVFESRGMQVCEEALKVLRNSRRRPVRAVLHVSGDGLRVVEDETKGLIVDQTIEKVSFCAPDRNHEKGFSYICRDGTTRRWMCHGFLALKESGERLSHAVGCAFAACLERKQRRDKECGVTMTFDSKTSTFTRSGSFRQPSLTERLQDARERAVDVPPLKQVYNPFAIERPHATPSMLERQGSFRGFTQLNQASPFKRQLSLRVNDLPSNLERTRSHSLEPTDLSRMPPTMSHIVPLKPPEFEGYDEVSPIPELSPGVQDSVSAMCQQLSQGLSLLSSCDDFGPMPSQSSTSSVAKQLFTSTIVNNTSPVTSSNSLDELKLQNGPSLNNNNNNNNNNNNNDKNDKNEDLSNLNHIGPTWKESPSPVLASNHRLTPILNKTTNLSPILPRTSATTPIVMSTPASTTTVGVFGTPPSASPAFSTASTSSLGNASTPAVNRSPIPTNSTVTPKTTSPTTSVASSSPALSASIATDASQVSQTSVANAISNASVQPVATTASLPKPEQWLGSITGAVPSSVQSPLQGQTSPRRAPPLHARALSLGSAAMGQATRTGPSDPFDAEWAEIAARNLRQASTTNPFIMPNATQAFQVQL, from the exons ATGGACCGACTTCGGCGGAGTTTTCGGGATAGCTTTCGACGCCGGAAAGATCCTCACGTACCAGAATCGAGTAAACCCCATCAATGGCAAGCAGACGAGACAGCTGTCCGTTCAGCTACGTGCGCCTTCCATGTTAAG TACCTGGGATGTGTTGAGGTGTTCGAGTCGAGGGGCATGCAAGTATGCGAAGAAGCCCTGAAAGTACTTAGA AATTCGAGACGGCGGCCGGTTCGCGCAGTGTTGCACGTATCCGGGGATGGTTTGCGGGTCGTCGAAGACGAGACGAAAGGGCTGATCGTCGACCAAACGatagaaaaagtttcgttctGTGCACCAGATCGGAATCACGAGAAAGGTTTTAGTTACATTTGTAGAGATGGAACGACCAGACGGTGGATGTGCCACGGATTTTTGGCGTTAAAAGAATCG GGTGAACGGTTGAGTCATGCGGTAGGCTGCGCTTTTGCTGCGTGTCTGGAAAGGAAACAGCGAAGGGACAAGGAATGCGGTGTCACGATGACATTTGATTCGAAAACCTCGACCTTTACGAGGAGCGGCAGTTTTAGGCAACCGAGCCTTACCGAACGATTGCAGGATGCGCGAGAACGAGCTGTTG ACGTACCCCCGTTGAAGCAGGTGTACAATCCTTTTGCGATCGAGAGACCACACGCTACCCCGTCGATGCTAGAACGACAAGGTTCCTTCCGCGGTTTTACGCAACTGAATCAAGCATCTCCGTTCAAAAGACAGCTCAGCTTACGAGTCAACGATCTTCCTAGCAACCTTGAACGAACGCGTAGCCACAGTCTCGAGCCGACAGATTTGTCACGAATGCCGCCAACAATGTCTCACATCGTACCTTTGAAACCGCCAG AATTCGAAGGATATGACGAAG TTAGCCCAATACCCGAGCTATCGCCAGGGGTTCAAGATAGCGTTTCGGCAATGTGTCAGCAGCTTTCGCAAggtctttctcttctttcgagCTGCGACGACTTCGGACCAATGCCCAGCCAGAGCAGCACAAGCTCTGTTGCTAAACAACTTTTTACAAGCACTATTGTGAATAACACTTCACCAG TGACAAGCAGTAACTCGTTGGATGAGTTGAAGTTGCAGAATGGACCGAGtctcaacaacaacaataacaacaacaacaacaacaacaacaacgacaAGAACGACAAGAACGAAGATCTCAGTAATTTGAATCACATTGGACCCACTTGGAAAGAGTCACCGTCACCCGTTCTGGCTTCGAATCATAGACTTACGCCGATCCTAAATAAAACTACCAATCTTAGTCCTATCCTTCCAAGAACAAGTGCGACTACTCCAATCGTGATGAGTACCCCGGCATCTACCACCACCGTTGGTGTATTTGGTACACCACCTTCGGCCAGTCCTGCTTTTAGCACAGCATCCACGTCCTCCTTGGGAAACGCGTCCACGCCAGCTGTAAATAGGTCACCGATTCCTACGAACTCTACGGTGACTCCGAAAACAACCTCGCCAACCACCAGTGTAGCCTCCTCTTCTCCAGCTTTATCTGCTAGTATCGCTACCGATGCTAGCCAAGTCAGTCAAACCTCGGTAGCAAATGCGATTTCCAACGCATCG GTACAACCAGTTGCGACGACAGCATCATTGCCGAAACCAGAGCAATGGCTGGGAAGTATAACCGGAGCGGTACCGTCATCAGTGCAATCTCCTTTACAGGGTCAGACCAGTCCTCGACGAGCGCCACCGCTTCACGCGAGAGCCCTCTCGCTTGGATCGGCTGCGATGGGACAAGCTACCAGGACTGGTCCATCCGATCCCTTCGATGCCGAGTGGGCCGAGATCGCAGCGAGAAATCTGCGTCAGGCCAGCACGACGAATCCTTTCATAATGCCAAACGCGACGCAAGCGTTTCAGGTGCAATTGTAG
- the LOC128872308 gene encoding protein numb isoform X1, which yields MGNHPSAHQPLERATSHAGNGLRLSKRERSPGKRMDRLRRSFRDSFRRRKDPHVPESSKPHQWQADETAVRSATCAFHVKYLGCVEVFESRGMQVCEEALKVLRNSRRRPVRAVLHVSGDGLRVVEDETKGLIVDQTIEKVSFCAPDRNHEKGFSYICRDGTTRRWMCHGFLALKESGERLSHAVGCAFAACLERKQRRDKECGVTMTFDSKTSTFTRSGSFRQPSLTERLQDARERAVDVPPLKQVYNPFAIERPHATPSMLERQGSFRGFTQLNQASPFKRQLSLRVNDLPSNLERTRSHSLEPTDLSRMPPTMSHIVPLKPPEFEGYDEVSPIPELSPGVQDSVSAMCQQLSQGLSLLSSCDDFGPMPSQSSTSSVAKQLFTSTIVNNTSPVTSSNSLDELKLQNGPSLNNNNNNNNNNNNNDKNDKNEDLSNLNHIGPTWKESPSPVLASNHRLTPILNKTTNLSPILPRTSATTPIVMSTPASTTTVGVFGTPPSASPAFSTASTSSLGNASTPAVNRSPIPTNSTVTPKTTSPTTSVASSSPALSASIATDASQVSQTSVANAISNASVQPVATTASLPKPEQWLGSITGAVPSSVQSPLQGQTSPRRAPPLHARALSLGSAAMGQATRTGPSDPFDAEWAEIAARNLRQASTTNPFIMPNATQAFQVQL from the exons ATGGGAAACCACCCGTCCGCCCACCAACCGCTCGAAAGAGCTACCAGCCATGCTGGAAATGGTCTTCGCCTCTCG AAGCGTGAGAGGTCACCGGGAAAAAGAATGGACCGACTTCGGCGGAGTTTTCGGGATAGCTTTCGACGCCGGAAAGATCCTCACGTACCAGAATCGAGTAAACCCCATCAATGGCAAGCAGACGAGACAGCTGTCCGTTCAGCTACGTGCGCCTTCCATGTTAAG TACCTGGGATGTGTTGAGGTGTTCGAGTCGAGGGGCATGCAAGTATGCGAAGAAGCCCTGAAAGTACTTAGA AATTCGAGACGGCGGCCGGTTCGCGCAGTGTTGCACGTATCCGGGGATGGTTTGCGGGTCGTCGAAGACGAGACGAAAGGGCTGATCGTCGACCAAACGatagaaaaagtttcgttctGTGCACCAGATCGGAATCACGAGAAAGGTTTTAGTTACATTTGTAGAGATGGAACGACCAGACGGTGGATGTGCCACGGATTTTTGGCGTTAAAAGAATCG GGTGAACGGTTGAGTCATGCGGTAGGCTGCGCTTTTGCTGCGTGTCTGGAAAGGAAACAGCGAAGGGACAAGGAATGCGGTGTCACGATGACATTTGATTCGAAAACCTCGACCTTTACGAGGAGCGGCAGTTTTAGGCAACCGAGCCTTACCGAACGATTGCAGGATGCGCGAGAACGAGCTGTTG ACGTACCCCCGTTGAAGCAGGTGTACAATCCTTTTGCGATCGAGAGACCACACGCTACCCCGTCGATGCTAGAACGACAAGGTTCCTTCCGCGGTTTTACGCAACTGAATCAAGCATCTCCGTTCAAAAGACAGCTCAGCTTACGAGTCAACGATCTTCCTAGCAACCTTGAACGAACGCGTAGCCACAGTCTCGAGCCGACAGATTTGTCACGAATGCCGCCAACAATGTCTCACATCGTACCTTTGAAACCGCCAG AATTCGAAGGATATGACGAAG TTAGCCCAATACCCGAGCTATCGCCAGGGGTTCAAGATAGCGTTTCGGCAATGTGTCAGCAGCTTTCGCAAggtctttctcttctttcgagCTGCGACGACTTCGGACCAATGCCCAGCCAGAGCAGCACAAGCTCTGTTGCTAAACAACTTTTTACAAGCACTATTGTGAATAACACTTCACCAG TGACAAGCAGTAACTCGTTGGATGAGTTGAAGTTGCAGAATGGACCGAGtctcaacaacaacaataacaacaacaacaacaacaacaacaacgacaAGAACGACAAGAACGAAGATCTCAGTAATTTGAATCACATTGGACCCACTTGGAAAGAGTCACCGTCACCCGTTCTGGCTTCGAATCATAGACTTACGCCGATCCTAAATAAAACTACCAATCTTAGTCCTATCCTTCCAAGAACAAGTGCGACTACTCCAATCGTGATGAGTACCCCGGCATCTACCACCACCGTTGGTGTATTTGGTACACCACCTTCGGCCAGTCCTGCTTTTAGCACAGCATCCACGTCCTCCTTGGGAAACGCGTCCACGCCAGCTGTAAATAGGTCACCGATTCCTACGAACTCTACGGTGACTCCGAAAACAACCTCGCCAACCACCAGTGTAGCCTCCTCTTCTCCAGCTTTATCTGCTAGTATCGCTACCGATGCTAGCCAAGTCAGTCAAACCTCGGTAGCAAATGCGATTTCCAACGCATCG GTACAACCAGTTGCGACGACAGCATCATTGCCGAAACCAGAGCAATGGCTGGGAAGTATAACCGGAGCGGTACCGTCATCAGTGCAATCTCCTTTACAGGGTCAGACCAGTCCTCGACGAGCGCCACCGCTTCACGCGAGAGCCCTCTCGCTTGGATCGGCTGCGATGGGACAAGCTACCAGGACTGGTCCATCCGATCCCTTCGATGCCGAGTGGGCCGAGATCGCAGCGAGAAATCTGCGTCAGGCCAGCACGACGAATCCTTTCATAATGCCAAACGCGACGCAAGCGTTTCAGGTGCAATTGTAG
- the LOC128884547 gene encoding DBF4-type zinc finger-containing protein 2 homolog, giving the protein MYCRQEIKRTSTLPPLCCHGPKPLPYVWPKYGCPPIQECPPLICCYPTNSCPPLVCDSTGSLVTNTSCSNRISYELFGLCIICRPRPEPPSRPPTLCIAGPCPALAGPFPPYCPTSHCQKIISPASCVRYCIRSTCGESTYAPCYSSNLPKCPRTDCC; this is encoded by the exons atgtactgTCGTCAGGAGATAAAAAGAACCAGCACACTACCACCACTGTGTTGTCATGGTCCTAAACCATTGCCATACGTTTGGCCTAAATATGGCTGTCCCCCTATACAAGAATGCCCACCTCTAATTTGCTGTTATCCTACTAATTCGTGCCCACCTTTGGTATGTGATTCAACTGGTTCACTGGTCACCAATACAAGTTGTTCAAATCGAATATCTTATGAATTATTTGGATTATGCATT ATATGCAGACCACGACCAGAACCACCATCTCGACCACCTACTCTATGTATTGCTGGTCCTTGTCCAGCACTCGCTGGACCATTCCCTCCGTATTGTCCAACATCTCATTgtcagaaaataatatcacCAGCTTCCTGCGTGCGATATTGTATTCGTTCTACGTGTGGAGAATCCACCTATGCTCCTTGCTACTCTTCTAATTTACCAAAATGTCCTCGTACAGATTGCTGCTGA
- the LOC128884548 gene encoding mucin-2-like, which produces MAKAIFVLCCLVAAASTELVPQLSNQWFNPVGNGFNINSAINTIRKVVDSSSKVVGSVVQVAYVRVEEIQIYANQTNYEAVINITNIMEIIEKKVTVMTDDADGVDVSSCTIKIEKIHKTAKEMVDWSSKCVSKTVNAAVKLLETIEAISNNVTRELHNIIDTAEQCVEDEIEILHIIGCINTAIREAYWYASNNIPQIKSDIEQMINDIRELKHSIGTCSIIRYIPEFLKFQAEILEVVESCIKETCQAHKKTTTQAIVTPTEQAITRTPKTTATKTTQTETPSSPEGSPSPGTTAATETTLKTVTGSPSQGTTEPGQSSSTEIRQPTASSISPGGTTENTQETGTSSQGTTGTPQPSSSGSSQPTATSSTEGSSTESSQQTTEQTTSGTGQQTGTTSEGTTATPQPSSSGSSQPTPSSSTEGSSTDSSQQTTEQTTSGTGQQTGTTSEGTTVTPQPSSSGSSQPTATSPNNETTEWTVTVPTGQTGTEATEGPNNETTEWTVTGPTGHTVTESTEGPKKETTEWTVTVPTGQTGTESTEGPNKGTTEPSDDDCDDSTEESNTDTVDDDCNPCNDESDTEMS; this is translated from the exons ATGGCGAAAGCCATTTTCGTCCTTTGCTGCCTTGTTGCGGCTGCAAGT ACCGAGCTCGTTCCTCAGCTGAGCAACCAATGGTTTAATCCAGTAGGAAATGGTTTCAACATAAATTCAGCAATCAATACCATTAGAAAGGTAGTTGATAGTTCTTCCAAAGTAGTAGGATCAGTCGTTCAGGTTGCCTATGTACGGGTTGAAGAAATCCAAATCTACGCTAATCAAACGAATTATGAGGCAGTTATAAATATCACCAATATAATGGAAAtc ATTGAGAAAAAAGTTACTGTAATGACAGATGACGCAGATGGAGTTGATGTCAGTAGCTGTACAATAAAGAtagaaaaaatacacaaaacaGCAAAGGAGATGGTTGACTGGAGCAGCAAATGTGTCTCGAAAACTGTAAACGCAGCagtgaaattattagaaacaaTAGAAGCAATTTCAAACAATGTTACCCGAGAACTTCATAATATTATAGACACCGCTGAGCAATGTGTTGAAGATGAGATAGAAATTCTTCACATCATTGGTTGCATTAACACG GCTATAAGAGAAGCATATTGGTACGCAAGTAACAACATTCCTCAGATCAAATCGGATATCGAGCAAATGATCAATGATATTAGGGAACTGAAACATTCAATAGGGACATGTTCTATAATTAGATATATACCTGAATTCCTAAAATTTCAAGCAGAAATATTAGAAGTTGTAGAAAGCTGTATCAAGGAAACATGTCAAGCACATAAGA aaaCAACAACACAAGCGATCGTTACACCTACGGAACAGGCTATCACAAGAACACCTAAGACGACTGCAACTAAAACTACCCAAACGGAAACCCCTAGTTCTCCTGAAGGATCGCCCTCACCGGGtacaacagcagcaacagaaACTACCCTAAAAACAGTAACTGGATCCCCCTCTCAGGGTACGACAGAACCAGGGCAATCCTCATCTACAGAAATCAGACAACCCACAGCCTCTAGTATTAGTCCAGGAGGTACAACAGAAAATACCCAAGAAACAGGAACGTCTTCCCAGGGTACGACAGGAACACCACAGCCGTCATCTTCGGGAAGTAGCCAACCAACAGCCACCAGCTCTACTGAAGGTAGTTCAACCGAAAGTAGTCAACAAACGACAGAGCAGACGACCTCAGGAACTGGTCAACAGACTGGAACAACTTCTGAAGGTACGACGGCAACACCACAGCCATCATCTTCGGGAAGTAGTCAACCAACACCCTCTAGTTCTACTGAAGGTAGCTCAACTGATAGTAGCCAACAAACGACAGAGCAGACGACCTCAGGAACTGGCCAACAAACTGGAACAACTTCTGAAGGTACAACGGTAACCCCACAGCCATCGTCTTCGGGAAGTAGTCAACCAACAGCCACCA GTCCAAACAATGAAACGACCGAATGGACTGTTACTGTTCCAACTGGACAGACTGGAACCGAAGCTACGGAAGGTCCAAACAATGAAACGACTGAATGGACTGTTACTGGTCCTACTGGACATACTGTAACCGAATCTACGGAAGGaccaaagaaggaaacaacCGAATGGACTGTTACTGTTCCAACTGGACAGACTGGAACGGAATCTACGGAAGGGCCAAATAAGGGAACGACAGAACCTAGTGATGATGATTGTGATGATTCCACTGAGGAATCTAACACGGATACCGTTGATGACGATTGCAATCCGTGTAATGATGAATCTGACACCGAAATGAGTTGA
- the LOC128872308 gene encoding protein numb isoform X2, translating into MGNHPSAHQPLERATSHAGNGLRLSKRERSPGKRMDRLRRSFRDSFRRRKDPHVPESSKPHQWQADETAVRSATCAFHVKYLGCVEVFESRGMQVCEEALKVLRNSRRRPVRAVLHVSGDGLRVVEDETKGLIVDQTIEKVSFCAPDRNHEKGFSYICRDGTTRRWMCHGFLALKESGERLSHAVGCAFAACLERKQRRDKECGVTMTFDSKTSTFTRSGSFRQPSLTERLQDARERAVDVPPLKQVYNPFAIERPHATPSMLERQGSFRGFTQLNQASPFKRQLSLRVNDLPSNLERTRSHSLEPTDLSRMPPTMSHIVPLKPPVSPIPELSPGVQDSVSAMCQQLSQGLSLLSSCDDFGPMPSQSSTSSVAKQLFTSTIVNNTSPVTSSNSLDELKLQNGPSLNNNNNNNNNNNNNDKNDKNEDLSNLNHIGPTWKESPSPVLASNHRLTPILNKTTNLSPILPRTSATTPIVMSTPASTTTVGVFGTPPSASPAFSTASTSSLGNASTPAVNRSPIPTNSTVTPKTTSPTTSVASSSPALSASIATDASQVSQTSVANAISNASVQPVATTASLPKPEQWLGSITGAVPSSVQSPLQGQTSPRRAPPLHARALSLGSAAMGQATRTGPSDPFDAEWAEIAARNLRQASTTNPFIMPNATQAFQVQL; encoded by the exons ATGGGAAACCACCCGTCCGCCCACCAACCGCTCGAAAGAGCTACCAGCCATGCTGGAAATGGTCTTCGCCTCTCG AAGCGTGAGAGGTCACCGGGAAAAAGAATGGACCGACTTCGGCGGAGTTTTCGGGATAGCTTTCGACGCCGGAAAGATCCTCACGTACCAGAATCGAGTAAACCCCATCAATGGCAAGCAGACGAGACAGCTGTCCGTTCAGCTACGTGCGCCTTCCATGTTAAG TACCTGGGATGTGTTGAGGTGTTCGAGTCGAGGGGCATGCAAGTATGCGAAGAAGCCCTGAAAGTACTTAGA AATTCGAGACGGCGGCCGGTTCGCGCAGTGTTGCACGTATCCGGGGATGGTTTGCGGGTCGTCGAAGACGAGACGAAAGGGCTGATCGTCGACCAAACGatagaaaaagtttcgttctGTGCACCAGATCGGAATCACGAGAAAGGTTTTAGTTACATTTGTAGAGATGGAACGACCAGACGGTGGATGTGCCACGGATTTTTGGCGTTAAAAGAATCG GGTGAACGGTTGAGTCATGCGGTAGGCTGCGCTTTTGCTGCGTGTCTGGAAAGGAAACAGCGAAGGGACAAGGAATGCGGTGTCACGATGACATTTGATTCGAAAACCTCGACCTTTACGAGGAGCGGCAGTTTTAGGCAACCGAGCCTTACCGAACGATTGCAGGATGCGCGAGAACGAGCTGTTG ACGTACCCCCGTTGAAGCAGGTGTACAATCCTTTTGCGATCGAGAGACCACACGCTACCCCGTCGATGCTAGAACGACAAGGTTCCTTCCGCGGTTTTACGCAACTGAATCAAGCATCTCCGTTCAAAAGACAGCTCAGCTTACGAGTCAACGATCTTCCTAGCAACCTTGAACGAACGCGTAGCCACAGTCTCGAGCCGACAGATTTGTCACGAATGCCGCCAACAATGTCTCACATCGTACCTTTGAAACCGCCAG TTAGCCCAATACCCGAGCTATCGCCAGGGGTTCAAGATAGCGTTTCGGCAATGTGTCAGCAGCTTTCGCAAggtctttctcttctttcgagCTGCGACGACTTCGGACCAATGCCCAGCCAGAGCAGCACAAGCTCTGTTGCTAAACAACTTTTTACAAGCACTATTGTGAATAACACTTCACCAG TGACAAGCAGTAACTCGTTGGATGAGTTGAAGTTGCAGAATGGACCGAGtctcaacaacaacaataacaacaacaacaacaacaacaacaacgacaAGAACGACAAGAACGAAGATCTCAGTAATTTGAATCACATTGGACCCACTTGGAAAGAGTCACCGTCACCCGTTCTGGCTTCGAATCATAGACTTACGCCGATCCTAAATAAAACTACCAATCTTAGTCCTATCCTTCCAAGAACAAGTGCGACTACTCCAATCGTGATGAGTACCCCGGCATCTACCACCACCGTTGGTGTATTTGGTACACCACCTTCGGCCAGTCCTGCTTTTAGCACAGCATCCACGTCCTCCTTGGGAAACGCGTCCACGCCAGCTGTAAATAGGTCACCGATTCCTACGAACTCTACGGTGACTCCGAAAACAACCTCGCCAACCACCAGTGTAGCCTCCTCTTCTCCAGCTTTATCTGCTAGTATCGCTACCGATGCTAGCCAAGTCAGTCAAACCTCGGTAGCAAATGCGATTTCCAACGCATCG GTACAACCAGTTGCGACGACAGCATCATTGCCGAAACCAGAGCAATGGCTGGGAAGTATAACCGGAGCGGTACCGTCATCAGTGCAATCTCCTTTACAGGGTCAGACCAGTCCTCGACGAGCGCCACCGCTTCACGCGAGAGCCCTCTCGCTTGGATCGGCTGCGATGGGACAAGCTACCAGGACTGGTCCATCCGATCCCTTCGATGCCGAGTGGGCCGAGATCGCAGCGAGAAATCTGCGTCAGGCCAGCACGACGAATCCTTTCATAATGCCAAACGCGACGCAAGCGTTTCAGGTGCAATTGTAG
- the LOC128872308 gene encoding protein numb homolog isoform X4, with protein MQVCEEALKVLRNSRRRPVRAVLHVSGDGLRVVEDETKGLIVDQTIEKVSFCAPDRNHEKGFSYICRDGTTRRWMCHGFLALKESGERLSHAVGCAFAACLERKQRRDKECGVTMTFDSKTSTFTRSGSFRQPSLTERLQDARERAVDVPPLKQVYNPFAIERPHATPSMLERQGSFRGFTQLNQASPFKRQLSLRVNDLPSNLERTRSHSLEPTDLSRMPPTMSHIVPLKPPEFEGYDEVSPIPELSPGVQDSVSAMCQQLSQGLSLLSSCDDFGPMPSQSSTSSVAKQLFTSTIVNNTSPVTSSNSLDELKLQNGPSLNNNNNNNNNNNNNDKNDKNEDLSNLNHIGPTWKESPSPVLASNHRLTPILNKTTNLSPILPRTSATTPIVMSTPASTTTVGVFGTPPSASPAFSTASTSSLGNASTPAVNRSPIPTNSTVTPKTTSPTTSVASSSPALSASIATDASQVSQTSVANAISNASVQPVATTASLPKPEQWLGSITGAVPSSVQSPLQGQTSPRRAPPLHARALSLGSAAMGQATRTGPSDPFDAEWAEIAARNLRQASTTNPFIMPNATQAFQVQL; from the exons ATGCAAGTATGCGAAGAAGCCCTGAAAGTACTTAGA AATTCGAGACGGCGGCCGGTTCGCGCAGTGTTGCACGTATCCGGGGATGGTTTGCGGGTCGTCGAAGACGAGACGAAAGGGCTGATCGTCGACCAAACGatagaaaaagtttcgttctGTGCACCAGATCGGAATCACGAGAAAGGTTTTAGTTACATTTGTAGAGATGGAACGACCAGACGGTGGATGTGCCACGGATTTTTGGCGTTAAAAGAATCG GGTGAACGGTTGAGTCATGCGGTAGGCTGCGCTTTTGCTGCGTGTCTGGAAAGGAAACAGCGAAGGGACAAGGAATGCGGTGTCACGATGACATTTGATTCGAAAACCTCGACCTTTACGAGGAGCGGCAGTTTTAGGCAACCGAGCCTTACCGAACGATTGCAGGATGCGCGAGAACGAGCTGTTG ACGTACCCCCGTTGAAGCAGGTGTACAATCCTTTTGCGATCGAGAGACCACACGCTACCCCGTCGATGCTAGAACGACAAGGTTCCTTCCGCGGTTTTACGCAACTGAATCAAGCATCTCCGTTCAAAAGACAGCTCAGCTTACGAGTCAACGATCTTCCTAGCAACCTTGAACGAACGCGTAGCCACAGTCTCGAGCCGACAGATTTGTCACGAATGCCGCCAACAATGTCTCACATCGTACCTTTGAAACCGCCAG AATTCGAAGGATATGACGAAG TTAGCCCAATACCCGAGCTATCGCCAGGGGTTCAAGATAGCGTTTCGGCAATGTGTCAGCAGCTTTCGCAAggtctttctcttctttcgagCTGCGACGACTTCGGACCAATGCCCAGCCAGAGCAGCACAAGCTCTGTTGCTAAACAACTTTTTACAAGCACTATTGTGAATAACACTTCACCAG TGACAAGCAGTAACTCGTTGGATGAGTTGAAGTTGCAGAATGGACCGAGtctcaacaacaacaataacaacaacaacaacaacaacaacaacgacaAGAACGACAAGAACGAAGATCTCAGTAATTTGAATCACATTGGACCCACTTGGAAAGAGTCACCGTCACCCGTTCTGGCTTCGAATCATAGACTTACGCCGATCCTAAATAAAACTACCAATCTTAGTCCTATCCTTCCAAGAACAAGTGCGACTACTCCAATCGTGATGAGTACCCCGGCATCTACCACCACCGTTGGTGTATTTGGTACACCACCTTCGGCCAGTCCTGCTTTTAGCACAGCATCCACGTCCTCCTTGGGAAACGCGTCCACGCCAGCTGTAAATAGGTCACCGATTCCTACGAACTCTACGGTGACTCCGAAAACAACCTCGCCAACCACCAGTGTAGCCTCCTCTTCTCCAGCTTTATCTGCTAGTATCGCTACCGATGCTAGCCAAGTCAGTCAAACCTCGGTAGCAAATGCGATTTCCAACGCATCG GTACAACCAGTTGCGACGACAGCATCATTGCCGAAACCAGAGCAATGGCTGGGAAGTATAACCGGAGCGGTACCGTCATCAGTGCAATCTCCTTTACAGGGTCAGACCAGTCCTCGACGAGCGCCACCGCTTCACGCGAGAGCCCTCTCGCTTGGATCGGCTGCGATGGGACAAGCTACCAGGACTGGTCCATCCGATCCCTTCGATGCCGAGTGGGCCGAGATCGCAGCGAGAAATCTGCGTCAGGCCAGCACGACGAATCCTTTCATAATGCCAAACGCGACGCAAGCGTTTCAGGTGCAATTGTAG